The genomic segment CAAATGAAGATGAGGATTCGGTAATCATTGCGGCTTGCTGTCCGATACTTTCATTCAAATCCCTCAGCGTTGTTATGATGTGCTCAATAGCGGCAGCCGTGCCGGATACGCTTTCTTCCTGTTCGACAAACCGTTTTTTTAAGTCATCAATACCGGCGGTAATATTTGAGACCACTTCACTGACCGACATCATATTACTTTCGAGATCGGAACCGACCGATTCCATCTCACGAGAATCCATACCGATTTTTTGAATTGAGTTTTTCAATTTCGCAATAGTCTGATTAAAGTATGCCGACAGTATACTTGTTTCATCTTTACCGCTCGCCGGCAACTCTATAGTAAGGTCTCCTTCACCCTGTGCAATATTCCGAAGCGCCGCAATAACGTGTTTGATGGGATGGGTAATATTCCGCGCAATATAGAATCCGAGCGCTATTGCAACCGCCAACTGAATTAACGCAATGATGATAAATGTTTTAATAAGATTTGTCACGTTCTCCGCCATAAACTCCGACACGGGAGCCGTTAAGAGGAGCGTCCAATCCGCATACCGCATCGAAGCAACGGCGGATATATACTTAACGCCTTTTATTTCGGATACGTTAACCGAAGACTTATGCGAAGCAAGCGATTGTTTAAGAAACTGTGCATAGGCATTTGTCTCACTTCCGATTATTTCGCTGTAAATACTCTTATAAAGAATCTCGGGACGGCGGTTGCCCAAAATAGTACCGGACGAACTCACCAAATATGCAGTACCTGTTTCGCCGACAATAATATCGCTTATCAAATTTGAAAGTGCATCACCCAGAATCGTCGCATTAATCACACCGGTAATCTTTCCTTGTAAGTCCCGCATGGGAATCGCAACAATGAAAATATATTTCCGGGAGGCAGAAGACAACGCAGGTTCGGTAATAACATACTTTCCCTTACGTGCCGATTGGAACCAGTCAGTAGCTGCAACTTTTTCAACCGTGTTATCCGTCCGATAGAGCATACCGTCTAGTCCGCTAATACCGAAGCTGAGCCAGCCGCGCTGTTTTTGCATTTGTATCTCATTCTTAAATAATTCTATTTTTTCTTGATATGATACCGTCTCATCCTGAATAGTAGGAAAGTTCGAAAAAGCTTCCAGCTTTCCGAATAACGACTGAGAGCGTTCGTCTAAAACCTTTGATGAACTTTTAACCAATTCTTTTAAAAAATATTCCGTATTATTTCTGAGGGAAACGGATGCAAGATATACCGCGATAATATAGACTATCAATAAAATAAAAACCGAAAAAAATGCAAAAGCAGTTATCATCTTATTCCGAATTGAAAAAAATGAAATTCCGCTTTGTGTATTTGAACCTGTTGGTGCCATCATATTCTCCCGTAAAGTTTTTAGAACTGCCCTATTCTTTCAGTGTCGCATTGGAATTCCGCACAAAGCGGTTGAGTGCAGCTTGAATATCATTCCCCGATGTTGCCTCTTTTAAAAGTGTATTCCAATATTCCCGCATCTGTGCAAAACCGGTTATGTTGTTATAATACTGACCGAAGAACCGTTGAAGCACCGAATTATACAGTATTTCGGCATCTTCAGTTTCTATTTGAATCTTAGAGCTTGCAGGGAAGCCTCCGGTTGCATTTATCAACTTAGGAGCCCACACTTCGTCGGTTGCGGCAAAATGGAGAAATTTCTTGGCTGCCTTTACTTTATTCGCATTGCCGTTGTTAAAGACACAAGCACCGCCCGCCAAAAATTCAAGAAGCGGAGCGCCGGCATTATTGGGAAACGGCATATAGATCGGTGTAAAATTTTTTCCTTTATATCGCCGTTTACCGTCATTCATTTTATTGAGCTGAGGAGAATACAAGATAGTATGAGCGGCCTTAGCGGAAACAAACATTGCAATCGCATCATTTGAGGTAAGATCCTTTCCGTCGAGCAAAATGCCCCGTTTCATTGCACGTACCGTCCAATCCACATTCCGTACCGCTTGCGTAGAATTATAGATATAACTGGAATAATCCCCGTTCAAAAGATTTGCGTTCCCGTAAAGATTCACCAAAAAGGCTCTGGTACCTTGGTCGCCGCCCATATTTTTATAATAGAAAACGCCCGGGACGGTTCCTGCCGGTAGCTTTTCTTTAAGTGCAGTTAAAAGCGCTTCATACTCTTCAACCGTCCACTGGCGATCTTTCCGCTTATACGGCAGCAAATCAATCAGATGCAGGTCTTCGAGCATTTCTTTATTAAACGCCATTGAGAAAGCCCCTTCATGCATCGGGTACATATAGGTGCGTCTATCTTTACCGGCGGAAACAGTCAAAAGCTCCGTTGTGATATACGGCTTTTCGGTTGCGAGAACATCATCCAGCGGTTCAAGTAAGCCCTTTCCCGCCCATCCGATAATTCGACCGGGGGCATCATAAATAATATCGGGAGTCTTGCCTTCCGCTATGGCTTTTTCAATCTTTTCCGCTCCATCGGTAAAACTTATCAATGTAAAATGTACTTTAATTGAAGGATTTTCTTTTTCAAACGCCGCGATTAAACTCTTTTCAAAATCGCCTTCGACACCGGTATCGGAGGTAAAATTAGGAAACGACCAAAATTCAATTTCCGCAGCGACATCAGTAGTCTTATTATTCATACACCCTGTGCAAAACACTGCTAACAGTATAAACAACACAAACGCATTTTTTTGTAATAAACCGTGAAAAGCTTTCCTCATTACAGCACCTTGATATTTTATTTTAAGAAAGTATTCATAAATCTGCGCATTTTAACATAAGCGGTAAAATATAACAATCGGCAACCGACATCATTTATCCGCTACCGTTATCTCGTCTCCTTTTTTTAAAAGCCCGCCGGTAAGCACCTTCGCGAATATTCCGTTTGTCGGCATAATACATTCGCCCATGGTGTGATAGATTGCGCAATGGCTGTGACATTCCTTCCCGATCTGCGTTACTTCAAGCGTGATACTTCCCGATTTAAGAATGGCGCCGACCGGAAGGTGTACGAGGTCGATACCGCTCACTAAGAGATTTTCACCGAACGCACCGTCTGTCACGTCTGCGCCTTTCGCCTTAAACCGTTCTCTTGTTTCAAAGGAGAGCAAGCTGACTTGCCGGTGCCACTTACCCGCATGGGCATCGTTTTCCAGTCCGAAATCTTCAATTAAAATAGCTTGCTCGACCGCATGTTTTGCAGTTCCTTTTTTTTCGCTGATACATATTCCCATCACTGTTCCCACAGGCTCACCCTCCTATCGTGTTCATCACGCGCGTTTCTTTTTTTTGTTTGTTGCTAAAATGATGACTTACCGGCTTATGGAACACCGCTTGTTTTAAAGCCCTCTCCAGCTCGGCATCTCCGGCTCCGCTTCTGAGTAAGCGCTTTATATTATATGAAACTGTACTTGCAAGACAGGGCTTGATGACCCCCTCAGCAGTCAGCCGTACCCGATTACACGAGGAACAAAACATATCGTGTATCGCCGAGATAAAACCGACCCGTTTACCGTCTCCGAATTGATAATATCGCGCGGGGCCATTGCTTCTAAAATCGTCCTTTGTAATATCGGGATGATGCCGCTTAATCAAATTGAATAAGTCCGCATTTGTTACCCTCGTCCGTTCCGCGATACCGATGGGCATCAGCTCTATAAACCGCACCGTGATATCTTTGCTTGAAAAAAAATCGAGCACATCGAGCAATTCTGCCGGAGCGCTGTTCCCGCTGACGACGGTATTCACCTTGAGGGCGATACCCAGTTCCTGCGCCGTGTCTATTCCGCGTAGCACCTCTGCAAGCCCGTCTTTGCGGCATATCTTCGTAAAGTTTTCTCTATTGACCGTATCGACACTGACATTGACCGCGTCTATGCCCGCTGCTTTTAGCTTCTCGGCCGCCTGTTCAAGCAAGTACCCGTTTGTCGTCAGTGTAACCTGCTCAATACCTTCAAGCGCTTTTAAATCCTTGATAAGAGAGCACACGCCCTTTCTAACCAGCGGTTCGCCGCCGGTAATTTTGATATGTTTGATACCGATCCGAGGAAGTAACCGGCCTATCCTGATAATCTCCTCAAACCTGAGAATTTGATCATGCGGAATAAATCCGACTCCTTGAGCGGGCATACAGTAACGGCACCTGAAATTACACCGGTCTGTTACGGATATTCTGATATAATCGATTTCCCGCAGGAACCTATCTTTCATAGAGGCCGCTCTTTCCACCGTCTTTCTTCAAAAGCTCTATTCCCGAGATACACATCGAACGATCAAGCGCCTTGCACATATCGTATATCGTCAGCAACGCGGCGGAAACACCCGTCAGCGCTTCCATCTCAACGCCCGTCCGTCCGGTAGCCCCGACCGTACATACAACCTCGATTTTACATTCCGCTTCATACAGGGTAAAGTCAATACCGGCGCTCGTAACCTGCAGCGTATGACAGAGAGGGATAAGCTCCGGCGTCTTTTTTACCGCCATAATTCCGGCAACCCGCGCAATTCCCAGCACATCGCCTTTTTTGACGCTGCCTTCGCGCACCGCAAGAAAGGCCTCCGCATT from the Treponema medium genome contains:
- a CDS encoding methyl-accepting chemotaxis protein, with product MMAPTGSNTQSGISFFSIRNKMITAFAFFSVFILLIVYIIAVYLASVSLRNNTEYFLKELVKSSSKVLDERSQSLFGKLEAFSNFPTIQDETVSYQEKIELFKNEIQMQKQRGWLSFGISGLDGMLYRTDNTVEKVAATDWFQSARKGKYVITEPALSSASRKYIFIVAIPMRDLQGKITGVINATILGDALSNLISDIIVGETGTAYLVSSSGTILGNRRPEILYKSIYSEIIGSETNAYAQFLKQSLASHKSSVNVSEIKGVKYISAVASMRYADWTLLLTAPVSEFMAENVTNLIKTFIIIALIQLAVAIALGFYIARNITHPIKHVIAALRNIAQGEGDLTIELPASGKDETSILSAYFNQTIAKLKNSIQKIGMDSREMESVGSDLESNMMSVSEVVSNITAGIDDLKKRFVEQEESVSGTAAAIEHIITTLRDLNESIGQQAAMITESSSSFDKMSHSIDTVGENVVETREVIRNLSTATNDGRETLVKANEVSQRISEASGDLIEAGAVIENIASQTNLLAMNAAIEAAHAGEAGKGFAVVASEIRKLAEESSTQGKKISITLKNLSVEIDTLASAAAGAVEKFNIISSYSKGLSTSIEGVVQAMDEQEENGKIIWGIINDVTGVTNEVKSGSGDMLADGEKVVSATKRLDDLTRILRENIEDIASQTELINEAAQESLEIAVKNKQSIDGLVLEVGKFKTEK
- a CDS encoding ABC transporter substrate-binding protein, giving the protein MRKAFHGLLQKNAFVLFILLAVFCTGCMNNKTTDVAAEIEFWSFPNFTSDTGVEGDFEKSLIAAFEKENPSIKVHFTLISFTDGAEKIEKAIAEGKTPDIIYDAPGRIIGWAGKGLLEPLDDVLATEKPYITTELLTVSAGKDRRTYMYPMHEGAFSMAFNKEMLEDLHLIDLLPYKRKDRQWTVEEYEALLTALKEKLPAGTVPGVFYYKNMGGDQGTRAFLVNLYGNANLLNGDYSSYIYNSTQAVRNVDWTVRAMKRGILLDGKDLTSNDAIAMFVSAKAAHTILYSPQLNKMNDGKRRYKGKNFTPIYMPFPNNAGAPLLEFLAGGACVFNNGNANKVKAAKKFLHFAATDEVWAPKLINATGGFPASSKIQIETEDAEILYNSVLQRFFGQYYNNITGFAQMREYWNTLLKEATSGNDIQAALNRFVRNSNATLKE
- a CDS encoding MOSC domain-containing protein; amino-acid sequence: MGTVMGICISEKKGTAKHAVEQAILIEDFGLENDAHAGKWHRQVSLLSFETRERFKAKGADVTDGAFGENLLVSGIDLVHLPVGAILKSGSITLEVTQIGKECHSHCAIYHTMGECIMPTNGIFAKVLTGGLLKKGDEITVADK
- the moaA gene encoding GTP 3',8-cyclase MoaA translates to MKDRFLREIDYIRISVTDRCNFRCRYCMPAQGVGFIPHDQILRFEEIIRIGRLLPRIGIKHIKITGGEPLVRKGVCSLIKDLKALEGIEQVTLTTNGYLLEQAAEKLKAAGIDAVNVSVDTVNRENFTKICRKDGLAEVLRGIDTAQELGIALKVNTVVSGNSAPAELLDVLDFFSSKDITVRFIELMPIGIAERTRVTNADLFNLIKRHHPDITKDDFRSNGPARYYQFGDGKRVGFISAIHDMFCSSCNRVRLTAEGVIKPCLASTVSYNIKRLLRSGAGDAELERALKQAVFHKPVSHHFSNKQKKETRVMNTIGG
- the moaC gene encoding cyclic pyranopterin monophosphate synthase MoaC — encoded protein: MERKQLNHFNSSGKAVMVDVAGKDETKRIAVTHGFISMNAEAFLAVREGSVKKGDVLGIARVAGIMAVKKTPELIPLCHTLQVTSAGIDFTLYEAECKIEVVCTVGATGRTGVEMEALTGVSAALLTIYDMCKALDRSMCISGIELLKKDGGKSGLYER